In Fuerstiella sp., a single genomic region encodes these proteins:
- a CDS encoding mandelate racemase/muconate lactonizing enzyme family protein, with the protein MITDYTLHRLHLPLREPIGDSQVRFVDHWMTVVELHSDSGRSGVGFQIQQGIPTASLTDLNIQFDYGIWPSLKDEQPIGLAQRMTRPRGGNVGGGYLTTAVETALWDLIAKQQDQPLYKILGGENPRVPAYASTLDFHLDDRQFRSKLERFHQLGFTNAVKTKVGHPDIEWDLRRLAIVKDVMGADVRIMVDANEAWTVKETLIRLNTYHDAGHDIFWIEDPITRDDYAGYSTLCTELPFTRINTGEYLGYSGKRRLLEHNAVDVLNVHDSVSTTRAAAWLAADYGVPVSLGNTVLELGVHLAASLPECLCMEFSDIIWNEIAVDPVRFEDGFAIAPDRPGHGIELDRDKTAFYAA; encoded by the coding sequence ATGATCACTGATTACACACTTCATCGTCTCCATTTGCCCCTGCGAGAACCGATCGGCGACTCTCAGGTGCGATTTGTGGATCACTGGATGACGGTCGTGGAACTCCATTCGGACTCCGGCCGGTCCGGCGTTGGCTTTCAGATTCAGCAGGGAATACCGACAGCGAGTCTCACGGATCTCAACATACAGTTTGACTACGGCATCTGGCCGAGTCTTAAGGACGAGCAGCCCATTGGTCTGGCTCAGCGAATGACACGACCACGCGGAGGAAACGTGGGCGGTGGATACCTGACAACCGCCGTGGAAACCGCGTTGTGGGACCTGATCGCAAAACAACAGGATCAACCCCTGTACAAAATTCTGGGTGGTGAGAATCCCCGGGTTCCGGCATACGCAAGTACCCTGGATTTTCACCTCGACGATCGACAGTTCAGGAGCAAGCTGGAAAGATTTCACCAACTGGGGTTCACGAACGCAGTGAAGACAAAAGTCGGTCACCCGGATATCGAATGGGATCTCCGGCGACTGGCAATTGTAAAGGACGTAATGGGTGCCGATGTTCGAATCATGGTTGATGCCAATGAAGCGTGGACCGTCAAAGAAACGCTGATTCGACTGAACACCTACCACGATGCCGGACACGACATTTTCTGGATAGAAGATCCGATTACGCGAGACGACTACGCGGGTTATTCCACACTCTGTACAGAGTTGCCGTTCACTCGGATCAACACGGGTGAATATCTTGGATATTCCGGCAAACGTCGACTGCTGGAACACAACGCTGTGGATGTGCTCAACGTGCATGATTCCGTCAGCACCACCCGTGCCGCCGCGTGGCTGGCTGCCGACTACGGCGTGCCGGTTTCACTGGGTAACACGGTACTGGAACTGGGAGTTCACCTTGCCGCGAGCCTGCCGGAATGCCTTTGCATGGAGTTTTCCGACATCATCTGGAATGAAATTGCGGTGGACCCCGTTCGCTTCGAGGACGGATTTGCGATCGCTCCCGATCGGCCCGGTCATGGCATCGAACTTGACCGTGACAAGACAGCTTTCTATGCAGCTTAA
- a CDS encoding DUF1501 domain-containing protein: MDQPGCSGPVRRREFMRVGTLALGGITLPTLLQLRAGAGSPNCDTSVILFWMWGGPSQLETWDMKPDAPSDYRGPLHPISTNVPGIDVCEYMPLQAQIAEKFSIIRSLHHEMSAHNDGSIEMLTGKTPVVPDPTSQARSQHPDFGMIASRLRGARRDGMPQYVGVQKAPFMTNPGYLGVSHRAFETGDPSRPNFAPPNLTLAAGVNNQRLDDRRSLLQQFDHFRAVRDQAGYGADRFRDAAFSILTSPRVADAFDLSRESPKVRERYGHHRWGQSCLLARRLAESGVAVINIDATAPNNTTKHFSWDDHAGAFHLDYAQRERLPQMDQALTALINDLFSRGLHRNVMVVACGEFGRTPRVTHAAKNFSNQIGLGRDHWPNSFSALISGGGLRMGQVVGQTSSKSEYPMHDPVTPQDLLATVYRHLGIDCGHEFTDLSGRPVPVLSGGSPISQLL, from the coding sequence ATGGATCAACCAGGCTGCAGCGGACCGGTGAGAAGACGTGAGTTTATGCGGGTGGGAACGCTTGCACTGGGCGGAATCACGTTGCCGACTCTGCTGCAACTTCGGGCCGGAGCCGGATCTCCGAATTGTGATACCTCGGTGATTTTGTTTTGGATGTGGGGTGGTCCCAGTCAGCTGGAAACGTGGGATATGAAACCTGATGCTCCCAGTGATTATCGAGGGCCGCTGCATCCGATTTCCACCAATGTGCCCGGGATCGATGTCTGCGAATACATGCCGCTGCAGGCACAAATTGCTGAAAAATTTTCGATCATTCGTTCGTTGCATCACGAGATGTCGGCTCACAACGATGGCAGCATTGAGATGCTGACCGGCAAGACTCCCGTGGTTCCGGACCCGACGTCTCAGGCCAGGTCGCAGCATCCTGATTTTGGCATGATTGCCAGTCGACTTCGTGGGGCACGCCGTGATGGAATGCCACAATATGTTGGCGTGCAAAAGGCGCCGTTTATGACCAATCCCGGATATCTGGGTGTTAGTCACCGTGCTTTTGAAACAGGTGACCCGTCCCGACCGAATTTCGCCCCCCCCAATCTGACGCTTGCTGCGGGTGTCAATAATCAGCGACTCGATGATCGCAGGAGTCTGTTACAGCAATTCGATCATTTTCGGGCGGTCCGTGATCAGGCCGGTTACGGAGCAGATAGATTTCGAGATGCGGCGTTCAGTATTTTGACGAGTCCCCGGGTGGCCGACGCTTTTGATTTGAGTAGAGAGTCTCCCAAAGTTCGGGAACGTTACGGACATCACCGCTGGGGGCAAAGCTGTCTGCTGGCCAGGCGGCTTGCTGAGTCCGGAGTGGCCGTAATTAACATCGACGCGACGGCTCCTAATAATACCACAAAGCATTTCAGCTGGGATGACCATGCGGGAGCGTTTCATCTGGATTATGCTCAGCGCGAACGACTGCCGCAGATGGACCAGGCACTGACGGCATTAATCAACGATCTGTTCAGCCGCGGACTGCACCGGAATGTGATGGTCGTTGCCTGCGGTGAATTTGGTCGAACTCCCCGAGTCACTCATGCCGCCAAAAATTTCTCAAATCAAATCGGACTGGGACGAGATCACTGGCCGAATTCGTTCAGTGCACTGATTTCCGGTGGTGGACTGCGGATGGGGCAGGTTGTTGGTCAGACCAGTTCCAAATCCGAATATCCCATGCATGATCCGGTGACGCCCCAGGATCTGCTGGCGACCGTGTACCGACACCTGGGAATCGACTGTGGGCACGAGTTCACAGATTTATCGGGTCGCCCGGTTCCGGTGCTTTCCGGAGGCTCACCGATCTCCCAGTTGTTGTGA